Proteins encoded within one genomic window of Candidatus Thermodiscus eudorianus:
- a CDS encoding metallophosphoesterase, whose translation MNRRITGGLLVLIAVATPILLYASAPTSMGQQQEVVPLYNKTRRPIPGNLPWYPVVVFGDNRPRAIPWVKLPQVFYDGIREISMVNPVATIGLGDHVGQGSKRQYKEFYRVMNESGLENQLYAMGNHDVSYGGVAWKYWARYIGPYTLVFDDIPGWRIAVLDTEGKPELWRNGVEEAYRGLGDRSLIVAFHRPIKPYVHHNLQDDYPGKAELLLERINETGQPVLVLQAHWHGWAEYKSGGTTWLIVGSLGAPLYKASDCEAAASCVSSYNYLVLLLYPDHTYRYIPVKAGKGSGNFTVEYVNKTYVLVRNSKVTVYGDPAEMPVRLQFNVSVGEKLYKVYYVSMIPPDTTVYVKLLEGPSGYRLESNSTSNDTYVYIVEAGNESAGATVVAARPLGGAIDITGYIAPSQATTTTTTSETTTTTTAPTTHTSQTTGAKSTTETTTTTTSTVAPYTATSSTETTGEKAGANTLLVAASILAVVVVAAGIYLATKR comes from the coding sequence TTGAATAGGAGGATAACGGGAGGCCTCCTAGTACTGATAGCGGTTGCCACTCCGATACTACTCTATGCATCGGCCCCGACAAGCATGGGGCAACAGCAGGAGGTGGTCCCGCTATACAATAAGACTAGGCGTCCCATACCCGGGAACCTGCCGTGGTACCCGGTCGTAGTGTTCGGGGACAACAGGCCCAGGGCGATACCATGGGTCAAGCTACCACAGGTCTTCTACGACGGTATACGGGAGATATCGATGGTGAACCCCGTGGCCACGATAGGCCTAGGGGATCACGTGGGCCAGGGTAGCAAGAGGCAGTACAAGGAGTTCTACAGGGTCATGAACGAGTCAGGGCTGGAGAACCAGCTCTACGCCATGGGCAACCACGACGTCTCCTACGGTGGAGTGGCCTGGAAGTACTGGGCCCGGTATATAGGGCCCTACACTCTGGTCTTCGACGACATACCAGGTTGGAGGATCGCGGTCCTGGACACCGAGGGCAAACCCGAGCTCTGGAGGAACGGGGTTGAGGAAGCCTACCGGGGCCTCGGGGACAGGAGCCTTATAGTAGCCTTCCACAGGCCCATCAAGCCATACGTACACCACAACCTGCAGGACGATTACCCGGGGAAGGCGGAGCTACTCCTTGAGAGGATTAACGAGACAGGACAGCCGGTCCTGGTATTGCAGGCGCACTGGCATGGGTGGGCCGAGTACAAGAGCGGTGGCACCACGTGGCTGATAGTCGGTAGCCTCGGCGCTCCACTCTACAAGGCTAGCGACTGCGAGGCCGCGGCCTCATGCGTCTCATCCTACAACTACCTAGTCCTCCTGTTGTACCCGGACCACACCTACCGGTATATCCCGGTTAAGGCCGGGAAGGGCTCGGGTAACTTCACGGTGGAGTACGTCAATAAGACGTACGTGCTTGTGAGGAACAGCAAGGTCACGGTCTACGGGGACCCGGCCGAGATGCCTGTGAGGCTCCAGTTCAATGTGAGCGTGGGTGAGAAGCTCTACAAGGTCTACTATGTCTCCATGATACCACCCGACACCACGGTATACGTTAAGCTCCTGGAGGGACCCTCCGGCTACAGGCTCGAATCAAACTCCACCTCCAACGACACATACGTCTACATAGTAGAGGCCGGCAATGAGTCGGCTGGAGCCACGGTAGTCGCCGCCAGGCCCCTCGGGGGCGCGATAGACATTACAGGGTACATCGCCCCGAGCCAAGCAACAACCACGACCACCACCTCGGAGACCACGACCACTACAACAGCCCCGACCACGCACACGAGCCAGACCACCGGGGCCAAGAGTACAACCGAGACCACTACAACCACCACCTCGACCGTAGCACCCTACACAGCTACATCCTCGACCGAGACCACCGGAGAGAAGGCAGGGGCCAACACGCTACTGGTAGCAGCCTCTATACTGGCGGTAGTAGTCGTCGCGGCTGGAATCTACCTGGCAACTAAGAGGTAA
- a CDS encoding NUDIX domain-containing protein produces MSWRKKPAWTYRSRVIVRSRCILERDGKILLQREKNGVYSVPGGRLEFLESLPFTVVREMKEEAGLEVEPVRLIYIVESLSERKKGPRHEILFYFFCNGGGEPRRKYATLTFEWRDPIEVADNFWPSGMAELISQDIPDFKRFLYVTYIDERLAFINTFTTLPQCISITAKLPVALSEEREGDAH; encoded by the coding sequence ATGAGTTGGAGGAAGAAGCCGGCATGGACCTATAGGAGCAGGGTCATTGTGAGGAGCAGGTGCATACTGGAGCGCGACGGCAAGATCCTCCTACAGAGGGAGAAGAACGGCGTCTACAGCGTGCCTGGCGGGAGGCTTGAGTTCCTCGAAAGCCTCCCCTTCACTGTGGTTAGGGAGATGAAGGAGGAGGCTGGCCTTGAGGTCGAGCCCGTCAGGCTAATCTATATAGTGGAGAGCCTCAGCGAGCGGAAGAAGGGGCCTAGGCACGAGATCCTCTTCTACTTCTTCTGTAACGGTGGCGGGGAGCCTAGGAGGAAGTACGCTACTCTCACCTTCGAGTGGAGGGATCCTATAGAGGTGGCGGACAACTTCTGGCCTAGCGGGATGGCGGAGCTCATAAGCCAGGACATACCGGACTTCAAGAGGTTCCTATACGTCACCTACATCGACGAGAGGCTCGCCTTCATAAACACGTTCACGACACTCCCGCAATGCATATCGATAACCGCCAAACTACCAGTAGCCTTGAGCGAGGAGAGGGAGGGGGACGCGCATTGA
- a CDS encoding cren protein: MSGYCEADKVGEAISVRVETLSDLVRLASSLAGRMVVMPVYRFKSGKGSVYFLQMMYKDYYRCYGLPVIYYYVAEDDERDASQVKYIIARTDESGERIEVTDRARPGWVVVPVINLAEKPVYVSVES, translated from the coding sequence GTGTCCGGCTACTGTGAGGCCGACAAGGTCGGGGAAGCCATTAGTGTTAGGGTCGAGACGCTGAGCGACCTCGTGAGGCTTGCCAGCAGCCTCGCCGGGCGGATGGTCGTCATGCCCGTCTACAGGTTCAAGTCGGGGAAGGGCAGCGTCTACTTCCTCCAGATGATGTACAAGGACTACTACCGATGCTACGGGCTCCCCGTGATATACTACTATGTGGCCGAGGACGACGAGAGGGATGCGAGCCAGGTGAAGTACATCATTGCCAGGACTGACGAGTCGGGTGAGAGGATCGAGGTCACCGACAGGGCTAGGCCCGGCTGGGTGGTTGTGCCCGTGATAAACCTGGCGGAGAAGCCCGTCTACGTCTCGGTCGAGAGCTGA
- a CDS encoding endo alpha-1,4 polygalactosaminidase, giving the protein MRKTIPVVLAILLLALAVTGAYYLVRPTGGSSGPGEGVSGYLIGVDDAGEVGVRHWRYLILDPDSFESPPQCGCYDVVLAYLNVGYAEEWRDYYGGLPGSILHGESGYEGEFLVEYWSGLWHGLMTRLALDYLANGYDGVYLDNIDALEHVSNASWASVDPASAMVDLVCDISHAVKARYNAYVFINIGGATDLLYNDKLANCIDGVLREELWTRWTPTGPEPVDVNESNTVLEALQHVRELGKHVIVVDPQSNAEEAERFCRLAWSYGFSPVPQPAWSPDYTVPPPSDWCS; this is encoded by the coding sequence GTGAGAAAGACTATACCGGTAGTCTTGGCGATTCTACTGCTCGCCTTGGCTGTTACTGGGGCATATTATCTTGTGCGTCCCACCGGTGGTTCTAGTGGTCCGGGGGAGGGCGTCTCGGGGTATTTGATCGGTGTCGACGACGCCGGTGAGGTGGGGGTACGTCATTGGCGCTATCTCATACTGGACCCGGATTCCTTCGAGTCTCCACCCCAATGCGGGTGTTATGACGTCGTCTTGGCGTACTTGAACGTTGGTTACGCCGAGGAGTGGCGCGATTACTATGGGGGTCTTCCTGGCTCGATCCTCCACGGGGAGTCCGGGTATGAGGGCGAGTTCCTGGTAGAGTATTGGAGTGGTTTGTGGCATGGGTTGATGACTAGGCTGGCATTGGATTACCTCGCCAACGGCTATGACGGCGTATACCTTGACAACATCGACGCGCTGGAGCACGTAAGCAATGCGAGCTGGGCCAGCGTGGACCCGGCCAGCGCTATGGTTGACCTGGTCTGCGATATATCCCATGCAGTGAAGGCACGCTACAATGCATACGTATTCATAAACATTGGCGGCGCCACAGACCTACTCTACAACGACAAGCTAGCCAACTGTATAGACGGCGTACTACGGGAAGAGCTCTGGACCCGATGGACCCCCACAGGGCCAGAGCCGGTGGACGTGAACGAGTCAAACACGGTGCTAGAGGCGTTGCAACACGTTAGAGAGCTCGGAAAACACGTCATAGTGGTCGATCCACAGAGCAACGCTGAAGAAGCCGAACGGTTCTGCAGGCTGGCCTGGAGCTACGGGTTCAGCCCCGTGCCACAGCCTGCCTGGTCCCCCGACTACACCGTGCCGCCTCCCAGCGACTGGTGCAGCTAG
- a CDS encoding nitroreductase family protein, with protein MPKDCIEVLNNHVSIREYEEKEIPSGDLKAILEAARRAPTAWNLMPVHVSAIIDRELKKKAAIAVGGQRHVEESAVFLVFSLDYDKILRAAEKLGLEPAPKGLAHLVEAAIGAGIMAAWAAVAAESLGYGVTFIAAYADPCRLQEVLSLPEELVPLVGLTIGYPGEKPGLRPRQDNVYSIDNEAPSLDARAESVIRVYGGRAGRLLSFVVSREGYVSRVEEALRSCLERKGYKV; from the coding sequence ATGCCCAAGGACTGTATAGAAGTACTGAATAACCATGTTAGCATCAGAGAATACGAGGAGAAGGAGATCCCAAGCGGAGACCTCAAGGCGATACTAGAAGCCGCTCGGAGAGCGCCGACGGCCTGGAACCTCATGCCAGTCCACGTCTCCGCCATAATCGATAGGGAGTTAAAGAAGAAGGCGGCCATAGCGGTCGGCGGGCAGAGGCACGTGGAGGAGAGCGCTGTATTCCTGGTCTTCAGCCTAGACTACGACAAGATACTCCGGGCCGCCGAGAAGCTGGGCCTAGAGCCCGCCCCCAAGGGTCTAGCTCACCTAGTCGAGGCCGCTATAGGCGCTGGCATAATGGCTGCATGGGCTGCTGTAGCCGCGGAGAGCCTGGGCTATGGAGTGACCTTCATAGCAGCCTACGCGGACCCCTGTAGATTGCAGGAGGTCCTTTCACTGCCTGAGGAGCTTGTGCCGCTAGTGGGGCTGACTATAGGCTATCCCGGCGAGAAGCCCGGTCTACGCCCCAGGCAAGATAACGTCTACAGTATCGACAACGAGGCTCCCAGCCTCGATGCGAGGGCGGAGAGCGTTATAAGGGTATACGGAGGGCGTGCGGGCAGGCTATTGTCCTTCGTAGTATCCAGGGAGGGCTATGTGTCTAGGGTTGAGGAGGCCCTGAGGAGCTGTCTGGAGAGGAAGGGCTACAAGGTATAA
- a CDS encoding 4Fe-4S binding protein, producing MTVIASKEVVERFGPFPEGLDVKAVDGNVRELVLDRVLSGMPVVGIYRGAFKEYPGIHRLVRSEGGNPYLYEPLDTLYMEVLPRSLARLLPGARLEAVMASKPWKMEYRVNASKSVTRRTLLLRPQRAIREYVPAPIMVNYQACAIVPRCTRCVERCPENALVGKPPSLAIDRCTWCGICVHECPFNVLTMPRWGPYRVERVLSYIRRYYDGPLRLLVMEIDELKGLEYPDEATPFIVEIVDDLGWIDEKTLITGLTYGVDTIIYDPRGKLAEDPHLNRLARIAASRKELSRELRRQGLPEGGYAPDAAPARAIALLGLERLETRTPVLGVIEVNENCTLCDACVVNCPTGALEKRIEDSRITLVFRHSKCVSCEACLKVCPHDAIEVSFSVDTRLYGREVVVAEDKLVRCRVCGKPLGPRRMFLKVEEVMRSRGLPERAIKAIYLCDECRERMLRPRFQSPA from the coding sequence TTGACCGTTATAGCTTCTAAGGAGGTCGTCGAGCGGTTCGGGCCCTTCCCCGAGGGCCTTGATGTGAAGGCGGTTGATGGCAATGTCAGGGAGCTCGTATTGGACCGTGTCCTCTCGGGCATGCCTGTAGTCGGCATATACCGGGGCGCCTTCAAGGAGTACCCCGGGATCCATAGGCTGGTTAGGAGCGAGGGGGGAAACCCATACCTCTACGAGCCCCTAGACACCCTCTACATGGAAGTCCTACCCAGGAGCCTAGCCAGGCTACTACCCGGGGCCAGGCTAGAGGCTGTAATGGCCAGCAAGCCCTGGAAGATGGAGTACCGCGTCAACGCTAGCAAGAGCGTGACCAGGCGCACGCTACTATTACGCCCGCAGAGGGCGATACGAGAGTACGTCCCGGCCCCCATAATGGTGAATTACCAGGCCTGCGCGATAGTGCCCCGGTGTACAAGATGCGTAGAGAGGTGCCCCGAGAACGCGCTGGTGGGCAAGCCTCCATCACTCGCCATAGACAGGTGCACTTGGTGCGGGATATGCGTCCATGAATGCCCGTTCAACGTCTTGACAATGCCGCGCTGGGGTCCCTACAGGGTCGAGAGGGTCCTCAGCTACATCAGGAGATACTATGATGGGCCATTGAGGCTCCTGGTAATGGAGATAGACGAGTTAAAGGGTCTAGAGTACCCCGATGAGGCTACGCCCTTCATAGTCGAGATAGTCGATGACCTGGGGTGGATTGACGAGAAGACTCTCATCACGGGGCTAACCTATGGGGTGGACACTATAATATACGATCCCAGGGGTAAGCTCGCCGAGGACCCCCACCTCAATAGACTAGCCAGGATAGCGGCTTCGAGGAAGGAGCTGTCCAGGGAGCTGAGGAGGCAAGGCCTTCCAGAGGGCGGATATGCTCCGGATGCCGCCCCCGCCCGGGCCATAGCCCTGCTGGGCTTGGAGAGGCTTGAGACCAGGACTCCTGTCTTGGGCGTTATAGAGGTTAATGAGAACTGCACGCTCTGTGATGCATGTGTTGTGAATTGCCCGACCGGGGCTCTGGAGAAGAGGATCGAGGATAGCAGGATTACCCTGGTGTTTAGGCATTCTAAATGCGTGAGCTGTGAGGCGTGTCTCAAGGTTTGCCCCCATGATGCTATTGAGGTCAGCTTCTCTGTTGACACCAGGCTTTATGGTAGGGAGGTTGTCGTCGCCGAGGATAAACTAGTGCGGTGCAGGGTGTGCGGCAAGCCTCTGGGTCCCCGTAGGATGTTCCTTAAGGTGGAGGAGGTGATGAGGTCGAGGGGCCTACCCGAGAGGGCTATTAAGGCGATATACCTCTGCGATGAGTGTAGGGAAAGGATGCTAAGGCCGCGATTCCAGTCTCCCGCCTAA
- a CDS encoding twin-arginine translocase subunit TatC: MSGDNGPFYDEPRPIWSHVAELSLRLRRIFISVIIAGAVLSAIPIDYKYYIPLISYFPDMVLGYVLPDQVVWRGRVIEVHIAQYNPFAGFNILLKTALLLGLLGASPVIAREIYGYIAPGLYPYERRKVKIFSVFAVILFALGVVVAFTIVMPLAFRIMIITSTAVTGEKTLIAFSDVEQLFTTIILIAVATGIAFETPLIVYLLVSLAVIDHTWFVGENRKYVLLASMLLGAAISPDPSGIGMMVIGTAMFAAIMVAAWLGSRSAPRGRGQGRAQRIPGGEAA; the protein is encoded by the coding sequence GTGTCAGGGGATAATGGGCCGTTCTATGACGAGCCGAGGCCTATATGGAGTCACGTAGCAGAGCTATCCCTAAGGCTCCGGAGGATATTCATTTCGGTCATAATAGCCGGGGCCGTACTCTCGGCTATACCAATCGACTACAAGTACTATATCCCCTTGATCAGCTACTTCCCCGACATGGTTCTAGGCTACGTTCTGCCAGACCAGGTAGTGTGGCGTGGCAGGGTAATCGAGGTCCACATAGCCCAGTACAACCCCTTCGCCGGGTTCAACATACTCTTGAAGACCGCCCTGCTCCTAGGCCTGTTGGGCGCGAGCCCCGTTATAGCGAGGGAGATCTACGGCTACATAGCCCCAGGACTATACCCCTATGAGAGGAGGAAGGTCAAGATATTCTCAGTATTCGCCGTGATACTATTCGCTCTGGGCGTCGTAGTCGCGTTCACCATAGTAATGCCCCTAGCCTTCAGGATAATGATTATAACGTCGACAGCCGTCACGGGGGAGAAGACCCTCATAGCCTTCAGCGACGTAGAACAGCTCTTCACCACGATAATACTCATAGCGGTGGCAACCGGGATAGCCTTCGAAACCCCCCTGATAGTCTACCTCCTAGTATCCCTAGCCGTGATAGACCACACCTGGTTCGTCGGGGAGAACAGGAAATACGTCCTACTAGCATCAATGCTCCTGGGCGCGGCGATAAGCCCCGACCCGAGCGGTATTGGCATGATGGTGATAGGCACGGCGATGTTCGCCGCTATAATGGTAGCGGCCTGGCTAGGCTCCAGGTCCGCCCCTAGGGGCAGGGGTCAGGGTAGGGCTCAACGCATCCCAGGAGGGGAGGCTGCTTGA
- a CDS encoding twin-arginine translocase TatA/TatE family subunit: MGSFLQGNELLIILVILLLILGPSKLPALARGLGQALREFRKAAQGEYEAVPASRGLRPAGLNRTYDRATLEVIAGNLGIETTGKSDDELYNEIVEVAKRKDLG; encoded by the coding sequence ATGGGTAGTTTCCTCCAGGGCAACGAGTTGCTCATAATCCTAGTAATACTCCTGCTAATACTCGGGCCCTCCAAGCTACCCGCACTAGCAAGGGGCCTAGGCCAGGCTCTAAGAGAGTTTAGGAAAGCTGCCCAGGGAGAATACGAGGCTGTCCCAGCCAGCCGAGGGCTCAGGCCAGCGGGCTTGAATAGAACCTACGATCGGGCTACCCTAGAAGTCATTGCGGGTAACCTTGGCATTGAAACCACTGGCAAGAGCGATGATGAACTATACAATGAGATAGTCGAGGTAGCCAAGAGAAAGGATCTCGGCTAG
- a CDS encoding NTP transferase domain-containing protein has product MNKKGFKPRGLVGLVLAGGESRRYGSPKALARIGGETFLEKAYSKVSRATGYACIVLRDPSGDLLDLSRSISDCIVYDRNLPCQGPLRGLASSLKAVQAGYYLYVPVDYPLLEASTLENLASFVIDGGFLGGTVLLWSGYLASSIGVLSRGALGFVDRICSVKGRRAGLSDLYRVRGMALVGWSVVASSPAEFSNVNRPGEFAGEDAPRIDDIVRIDHGFFVDALRYWESDPSRARRFLVREASYYRSRGLGLLYKRVIGDLAVVLDGTS; this is encoded by the coding sequence ATGAATAAGAAGGGGTTTAAGCCTAGAGGGCTCGTCGGCCTCGTGTTAGCTGGCGGCGAGTCACGCCGCTACGGGTCCCCGAAGGCCCTAGCCCGGATTGGTGGAGAGACGTTTCTTGAGAAGGCCTATAGCAAAGTATCCAGGGCCACCGGCTATGCATGTATAGTGCTGAGGGACCCCTCGGGGGACTTGCTTGACCTGTCAAGGAGTATCTCGGATTGCATAGTCTATGACAGGAATCTGCCGTGCCAGGGCCCTCTGAGGGGCCTTGCCTCCTCTCTCAAGGCGGTCCAAGCAGGGTACTATCTATACGTCCCGGTCGACTACCCCCTCCTAGAGGCGAGTACCCTGGAGAACCTGGCCAGCTTCGTCATTGACGGGGGTTTCCTGGGTGGGACTGTGTTGCTCTGGAGTGGTTACCTTGCCAGCTCGATCGGCGTCCTATCGCGGGGTGCCTTGGGCTTTGTGGATAGGATTTGCTCTGTGAAGGGTCGTAGGGCTGGGCTCTCGGACCTCTATAGGGTGAGGGGCATGGCCCTCGTTGGTTGGAGCGTCGTGGCTAGTAGCCCCGCCGAGTTCAGCAACGTTAATAGGCCCGGGGAGTTTGCCGGTGAGGATGCCCCTAGGATCGATGACATAGTACGTATTGATCATGGTTTCTTCGTTGACGCATTACGTTACTGGGAGTCGGACCCTTCGAGAGCCCGGCGTTTTCTCGTGAGGGAGGCGTCGTACTACAGGAGTAGGGGTTTAGGGCTGTTGTATAAGAGGGTTATAGGTGATTTAGCTGTAGTCCTTGACGGTACCAGTTGA
- the nrfD gene encoding polysulfide reductase NrfD, which yields MSGVVFVGQDWWGWIIAGYLFLGGMAGASVPVAYYFWYRDGNKLVNYSGGIVAFLAMLVGVVLLVIDLGSPGNVTALATSPRLNLGSWMTIGTYIITLYMIMTLAYTLQFTPSPKGFLARLRLGRKNVTIFGLVTSALGLATAAYTGFLLAAARGVQFWNNPMLPVLFLASAASSGLCGTYCGIVAPILSWRVPQYKQVGTRVRLAIQRFEVYVLVGELFLLFAFLDIALWGPPGAARPAREILYGSLAPAFWIGVVLIGIILPLALLLGYTLRVKEENFRVELASAIVGWTVVIGGLLLRFIVLDSGVIAVPLP from the coding sequence GTGAGTGGAGTCGTGTTCGTGGGCCAAGACTGGTGGGGTTGGATCATCGCGGGCTACCTCTTCCTAGGCGGCATGGCGGGGGCGTCGGTCCCGGTGGCATACTACTTCTGGTATAGGGATGGTAACAAGCTGGTCAACTACAGTGGGGGAATCGTAGCCTTCCTGGCGATGCTAGTCGGCGTGGTTCTACTGGTCATAGATCTAGGCAGCCCCGGCAACGTGACAGCGCTAGCCACTAGTCCTAGGCTGAACCTAGGGTCATGGATGACGATAGGCACCTACATAATAACGCTCTACATGATCATGACACTAGCCTACACGCTGCAATTCACTCCCAGCCCAAAGGGCTTCCTCGCGAGGCTTAGGCTAGGGCGCAAGAACGTAACGATCTTTGGACTAGTAACGTCGGCCCTAGGCCTGGCTACAGCCGCCTACACGGGCTTCCTCTTGGCAGCGGCTAGAGGGGTCCAGTTCTGGAATAACCCCATGCTCCCCGTGCTCTTCCTAGCATCAGCCGCTTCAAGCGGGTTATGCGGGACCTACTGTGGCATAGTGGCTCCCATCCTATCATGGAGGGTCCCCCAGTACAAGCAGGTGGGGACGAGGGTTAGGCTGGCCATACAGAGGTTCGAGGTATACGTGCTAGTAGGCGAGCTCTTCCTCCTCTTCGCCTTCCTAGACATAGCCTTGTGGGGTCCCCCAGGCGCCGCCAGGCCTGCCAGGGAGATCCTCTACGGGAGCCTTGCCCCGGCATTCTGGATCGGCGTGGTGTTAATCGGAATAATACTGCCACTGGCACTCCTCCTGGGATATACACTCCGGGTCAAAGAGGAGAACTTCAGGGTCGAGCTAGCCTCTGCGATAGTCGGATGGACTGTCGTCATCGGAGGGTTGTTGTTGAGGTTCATAGTACTGGACTCTGGTGTAATAGCGGTTCCACTACCCTAA
- a CDS encoding 4Fe-4S dicluster domain-containing protein, whose product MARYGFVIDLSTCIGCGDCVAACSEENTLVLSEIKEDAVVPLGGRRDIWVSEKGVFPSVIRAHYHRTCMHCEEAPCAAVCPTGATYKTEDGIVLVDHDLCIGCKYCLVACPYDARYVNEALGGPDKCTMCIHRLKEGLQPACAEACPTDSIVFGDLDDPESRVARLAKHAVTLGPELGTKPKVYVIPP is encoded by the coding sequence ATGGCTAGGTATGGATTCGTGATAGACCTATCCACATGCATAGGCTGCGGCGATTGCGTCGCCGCGTGTAGCGAGGAGAACACACTCGTGCTCAGCGAGATCAAAGAGGACGCGGTAGTACCGCTTGGCGGTAGAAGGGATATATGGGTCTCAGAGAAGGGCGTGTTCCCCTCAGTCATACGCGCCCACTACCACAGGACATGCATGCACTGCGAGGAGGCCCCCTGCGCGGCCGTCTGCCCAACCGGTGCAACCTACAAGACCGAGGACGGCATAGTCCTAGTCGACCATGATTTATGCATAGGCTGTAAATACTGCCTGGTGGCATGCCCCTACGACGCTAGATACGTGAACGAGGCCCTGGGAGGCCCCGACAAGTGCACTATGTGCATACACAGGCTGAAGGAAGGCCTCCAGCCGGCGTGTGCAGAGGCCTGTCCGACGGACTCCATAGTCTTCGGCGACCTAGACGACCCGGAGAGCAGGGTCGCTAGACTCGCCAAGCACGCCGTAACGCTCGGGCCAGAGCTGGGGACCAAGCCCAAGGTATACGTGATTCCTCCATAG